Within the Eucalyptus grandis isolate ANBG69807.140 chromosome 1, ASM1654582v1, whole genome shotgun sequence genome, the region GGCCGGTGGTGCTGTACGTGCTTGTGAAGGTGTTGGGTTTGTAGTTGTTGGCGTATCCGTTGGTTTCCCTGGTGTTCACGTAGCCATTGTATTTGTTGTTGTTGGAGTAgccattgttgttgttgttatagTTCTCATTGTTGGAGTAGCCATTGTTGTTGTAGTTCTCGTTGTTGGAGTAGCCATTGTCGTTGTTGTAGTtgtagttgttgttgttgttcgtGTAGCCCGTCTGGAAGCTTTCGCCGCTGAGCTCTTCACGCACGAATTTTTCCTCGAATTTGTCGTCCTTAGCCGTGGTGGCAGTGGCCGGAGTGGCGGTGGTTTCCCTCTTGTTGAcgtcggtggtggtggtggtcacGGGAGTGTACGTCTCTCTAGCCGGCGGGAGGATGTCGGAGTCGTGGCCGTACAGGCCGTAACCGTACTCCTTCTCAACATAAGCCGGGGCAGGGCCAGGCGCGAGGCTATACTCCGGCGCAGGCGCAGGCGCAGGGATCTCGACTTGTTGCGGCTTCTTCTCTTCATAACGAGTGAGCTTAAACCTGGCTTGGACCTGGGAATGAGCAAGGACCAACGCAAGGAACAGAACGGACAGGAGTTTCGTCGAGGCCGCCATTTGCGGGCAACAGATCGAGAAACGgagcaaaggaagaaggaaagtggCGAGATCTCGAGCTGGTTGTTTGCTACACTACTGCTACGTGATGTCTGGTCAGTCCTCTTTTATGGAAGCCCCAGTCTGAAATTTGGCCGAGGAACGATGCGGTGATTGAGGGAGATAAAAGGGGTCGTGTGGGGTCGAGATATATCATGTCACGTAGCGCACGCTCCATGTGCATTTCTTTGACAAGAGTGTCCAGCAGGGGAGAGACACCCGCACTTAATTAAAGGAACGACATGGTGTCACGGTCAAAAGAGCTTGcaggtttcttttctttttctggttaTTAAAGGAAGACGCCTCCCTCCGTCTTCCTCTGCTGTAATCACTCGATTGGAATGGAGGCTTTTGGAGGGTCCTACTGCTTCTTCACCTTCGTAGCAGGCTTTTAAGCT harbors:
- the LOC104440954 gene encoding protein E6, encoding MAASTKLLSVLFLALVLAHSQVQARFKLTRYEEKKPQQVEIPAPAPAPEYSLAPGPAPAYVEKEYGYGLYGHDSDILPPARETYTPVTTTTTDVNKRETTATPATATTAKDDKFEEKFVREELSGESFQTGYTNNNNNYNYNNDNGYSNNENYNNNGYSNNENYNNNNNGYSNNNKYNGYVNTRETNGYANNYKPNTFTSTYSTTGQSDNYNTNGYSGNYNNNGYGTERQGMSDTRYMANGKYYYHVGSDNSYLNGHETEKAATGNYVNYDENSSNSNEFDTMEEYYKKQGYQESEEVHEP